From the Fusobacterium ulcerans ATCC 49185 genome, the window CATGTAGTAGTTGTAATCATTTCGAGAAGTCTTTCTGCTGCATTATTGCTTCTTGCCTCTTGTATAAAACGAAGAGCTCCTGATATCAATACCATAGTTAAAATTATTGTTACTGTCATAATATCCACATCTTCAGGAGTATTATGATAAATAGGAAGAATAATATCTGTTATTCCAGAAACTATTGCTAAACAAAAAAGTATTGCTGTAAAAGGATTTATAAAAGCATCACATATCTTTTTGAAAAGAGATTTTTTCTTTCCCTGTGTTACTTTGTTTCTTCCATATTTTTCTTTAGAAAATTTTATTCTTTCCTTTGTTATTCCTTTTGCTGTGCTTCCTAATCTTTTTAATATGTCAGCAATATCATTATTTGCTGCATATTCCATTCTTGCATTTACCTCATCTCTATGAACTAATTTTTCTGTATTTTTTCTTAGATGAGTTCTTTTCATTTTTTCTTTCATCATTGGTCTGTTCCTCCTTTACTTTCTAATAAGTTTTTGAAAGCAAGCAAAACATAACTAAAAGAACAAAGATTATATATTATATATTTTTATAGAGCAGAAGGACAGACATTCAGTCTCATCTATTCCACTCATACTCTGCCCTTTCAGGTCTGTACTGTTGCTATTTCCCGTGTCCATCCTTCTCACCTCTCTACTTTCTAAAAATTATTATCAATAAAAAAATCCCATACCAAAGCAAAAACAATGGTATGGGAAATATCCCAAATATAAAATCACCACTACATGATTTATGCCACCGTTTGAGCTTTAACTCTGCAGGGCGGTGAAATTGCATTAGATGATACCTTGGTTTCGATATCGCCTGTTCAAACCAACGCATAGTGTCTCCACTATTTTGCGGCAGCAATCCATATCCCTGTAGTAGCCTTACCTACCGGATCTATTTTATTCATGTTTATTGTAGATGTTATTCTTACTTTTGTCAAGATCTTTTTTTACATAAAAATTAAAATCAGCTTCTTTTCAAGAATAGGTCATCTAAATAAATTTTATTTTATATTATTTTTTATCTTTTTAAGCTTGATATTTTAATTTACCTTTTACAAAAGTCATATTAACAGAATAATCTCCATTTAATACAACAAGGTCAGCATCTTTTCCTTCTGAAATTTCTCCAGTATTAAGACCAAATTCCTTAGCTGCATTTGTACTTGTCATTTTAACTGCATCAAAAATACTGTATCCTAATTCAATAACATTTTTAAATGCTTTATCTAAAGTAAGAACACTTCCAGCCAATGAATCATTACTTACAAGTCTTGCCTGACTGTCTTTTACATAAACATCAAGTTCTCCAAGTTTATAATTACCATCAGGAAGTCCAGTTGCACTCATAGCATCTGTAATACATTCTACTTTATCTACACCTTTTGCTTTTAACAAAAGTCTTACCGCTTCTGGATGTACATGTATTTTATCAAATATAATTTCTGCCATTACAGCATCATTAGTTAATACTGCCCCTACTACTCCAGGTTCTCTGTGAGTAAATCCTCTCATTCCGTTATATGTATGTGTTGAGTGACTTAATCCAGCTTTTATAGCTTTTTGTACATCATCAAAATAAACTGCTGAGTGCCCGACAGAAACTATTACTCCATTTTCTTTTAAGAATTTGATTGCTTCAAGAGCAGCATCACCTTTAGGTGATAATGAAAATAATTTTACAAGTCCTGGTTTTACATTTAAATACTCTTTTATCTCTTCTATTCCAGCTGGTTTCATATATTTTTCATTTTGAGCACCTTTGTATTGTATATCAAAATATGGTCCTTCCATATGAGCACCAAATATATTTGCTCCATCTAATTCTTTGTCCTGCACTTCTCCTATTTTTTCCAAAACATTTTTTAATATTTCTTTTGTACTTGTAAGAGTTGTAGCAAGGAAGTTAGTAGTTCCATGTTTTACCACAAATGATGAAATAGTCTTTAATGCTTCCACAGTTCCATCCATCGCATCTGCTCCATATGCTCCATGAATATGTGCATCTATAAATCCTGGCACTACATATTTTCCTTTTAAATCTATACCATTTTCATATAAAGGATTTTCATTTTCTGTTATTTTTTTTATTTTACCATCTATTACTAATAAATCTCCTGAAACAATTCTATTTGCCAAAACAAATTTCCCATTTTTTAAAAGTATTTTTTCCATATACCTCATCTCCTCTTGGGGGTTTGAATTTTAAAAACATAATTTTTTATTTATAATAATATTTTATTACATTTTCTATTTTTTCTCAACCATTTTTTTATTCTTGCCCAAAAAGAAACTTCTGCATATAAATAATTTCCTCTGCCAGATTTAAATATCTTCATAAATCAGCTCCTATCTTCAATTCCTAAAATTATATTTCTTCTTCAATAACTTCTTCATTATCAACATCAAAATCTAATACGTCATTTTCATCCGATTCAGTACTTTCTGTCGCTTTCTTTTTAGAAGGTTTACTATCTAATCCCCCCTTTTCTATTATTTCAAGAACTTTTTTCTCTATCTGTTCAAATAATTCTGGTTCTGCTTCAAGTCTTGCCTTTACATTTTCTTTTCCCTGTCCAAGTCTGATATCTCCAAAGCTAAACCATGCTCCAGATTTTGAAACTATATCATTATTCAGAGCTATTTCCATTATTTCTCCTACTCTAGTTATTCCTCTTCCATACATTATTTGGAATGCTGCTTCTTTAAATGGAGGAGCCACTTTATTTTTAGTAACTTTTACAACAGTTTCATTACCTATTACTTCATCTCCCTGCTTTACTGATCCTATTCTTTTTACCTCTAATCTTACTGATGAATAGAATTTTAAAGCTTTACCTCCAGTAGTTGTAGTTTGAGGTCCAAATCCAAATCCACCAATTTTATCTCTGATCTGGTTAATAAACACCATTGTTGTTTTAGATTTGTTTAATGTTGCTGTAAGCTTTCTCAAAGCCTTTGACATAAGTCTGGCTTGAAGTCCCATCTGCTGATCTCCCATTTCTCCATCTATTTCTACTTTAGGTACAAGTGCAGCTACTGAATCCACTACTATAATATCTACAGCATTTGATCTTACAAGCATATCTGCTATTTCCAAAGCTTGCTCTCCATAGTCTGGCTGAGATATCAACAGTTCATCTACATCTACTCCCAAGGCTTTTGCATATACAGGGTCCAGTGCATGTTCAGCATCTATAAATGCTGCTATTCCTCCAGCTTTTTGAGCCTCTGCCACTATATGAAGAGCTATTGTTGTTTTTCCTGAACTTTCAGCTCCATATACTTCTATTATTCTCCCTCTAGGAACCCCTCCTACACCTAATGCCATATTAAGATTTAAACTCCCAGTTGAAATAACTTCTACATTCATACTTAGGTTATTTCCAA encodes:
- the nagA gene encoding N-acetylglucosamine-6-phosphate deacetylase yields the protein MEKILLKNGKFVLANRIVSGDLLVIDGKIKKITENENPLYENGIDLKGKYVVPGFIDAHIHGAYGADAMDGTVEALKTISSFVVKHGTTNFLATTLTSTKEILKNVLEKIGEVQDKELDGANIFGAHMEGPYFDIQYKGAQNEKYMKPAGIEEIKEYLNVKPGLVKLFSLSPKGDAALEAIKFLKENGVIVSVGHSAVYFDDVQKAIKAGLSHSTHTYNGMRGFTHREPGVVGAVLTNDAVMAEIIFDKIHVHPEAVRLLLKAKGVDKVECITDAMSATGLPDGNYKLGELDVYVKDSQARLVSNDSLAGSVLTLDKAFKNVIELGYSIFDAVKMTSTNAAKEFGLNTGEISEGKDADLVVLNGDYSVNMTFVKGKLKYQA
- the recA gene encoding recombinase RecA; the encoded protein is MAAKKNEEVSKEKALDLAIKQISKEFGEGSIMKLGNNLSMNVEVISTGSLNLNMALGVGGVPRGRIIEVYGAESSGKTTIALHIVAEAQKAGGIAAFIDAEHALDPVYAKALGVDVDELLISQPDYGEQALEIADMLVRSNAVDIIVVDSVAALVPKVEIDGEMGDQQMGLQARLMSKALRKLTATLNKSKTTMVFINQIRDKIGGFGFGPQTTTTGGKALKFYSSVRLEVKRIGSVKQGDEVIGNETVVKVTKNKVAPPFKEAAFQIMYGRGITRVGEIMEIALNNDIVSKSGAWFSFGDIRLGQGKENVKARLEAEPELFEQIEKKVLEIIEKGGLDSKPSKKKATESTESDENDVLDFDVDNEEVIEEEI